The Acidobacteriota bacterium nucleotide sequence GGTGCGATCACCGGGCGTGGCAGGAGGCCGGCGAGATCACCGCCACCGCCCACGAGAAGAAGCTGCCTGCCATCGACTGGTGCGGCGGCGTCTATTCATCCGAATGGGGATTCTCGAAGCTCCTGCACTGGCTCCGCCACAATCCCTCGAAGCGTACGAGCTTTGTCACCGCGCTCGAGCACTGCGACATGGTGGCCGCAACGCTCTGCGGCATCACGGACCCGGACGCCCTGCCGCGCAGTGTCTGCGCGATGGGTCACAAGTGGATGTGGAACCCGGCCTGGGGCGGCCTGCCCGATGAGGAATTCCTCACCGCCGTGGATCCGCTCCTCGCTGGCGTGCGAGCCAAGATCCGCGGTCGATTCAGTACGTCCGACCAGATCGCGGGCCGTCTGACTCCAGCCTGGGCCGCCCGGCTGGGCCTCGCGGCCGGCACGCCGGTCCCGGTCGGCGCCTTCGACGCCCACTGGGATGCCATCGGCGCCGGCGTCAGGCTTGGCGATGTGGTCAATGTGATCGGCACGTCGACCTGCATCATCGCGATAAGCGAACAGGCGGACCTGATTCCGGGAGTGTGCGGCGTCGTGCCTGGATCGGTTCATCCGAACTACACGGGCATCGAAGCTGGATTGTCGGCGACTGGTGACATCTTCGAAGCGATCGCGCGGCGCGCCGGCACGACCGTGACGGACCTGTCACAACATCTCGGCGCGTACCGCGCCGGCCAGACCGGTCTGCTTCGCCTGACGTGGGACAACGGCGACCGCACGGTGCTCGTCAACCCGGAACTGGGCGGCATCACGCTCGGCTGGAACCTGACCCACACGGCGACAGACGAGCTCTTTGCGGCCATTGAAGGCACGGCGTTCCACACGCGTGTCATTTTCGAACGCATGGAGCAGCACGGCGTCCCGATCCGCCGGATCATCAATGCGGGAGGCATTCCCCGCAAGAACCCGGCGCTCAATCAGATCTACGCGAACCTGCTCGGCAAGCCCATTCTGGTGCCGACACGGGAATCCACGAGTCTGGGCGCGGCGATTTTCGCCTTCATGGCCGCCGGCGCGTTCAAGACGATCGAGGAAGCGCAGGACCGGTTGTGTCCGTCCTACGACGTGATCGAGCCGCAATCCAGCGCCGTCGACACGTACAACCAGATGTATCCTCTGTACCGGGATCTCTACTTCGCGCTCGGCCGGCGTGGTGCCGATGCGGTGCCACTCGGGCACGTGCTGCCGAGATTGCGAGAGATCGCGGCACAGGCGAGGGCCACACGATGAAACTGCGTCGGCTGCGCGACGAGGTCTGCGACGCCAACCTCGAACTGGTCCGGCGCGGACTGGTGATGGAGGCGTTCGGCAACGCCAGCGGCATCGACCGCCCATCGGGGCTGGTCGTGATCAAGCCCAGCGGCGTCGACTACGCGCGACTCACGCCGGCCAGGCTGGTCGTCACTGACCTCGACGGCCGCGTGATCGAGGGCACATTGCGGCCATCC carries:
- a CDS encoding ribulokinase, which gives rise to MTVVAGVDFGTLSVRVSIFDDTRGRLGAGTADYPLQRSKDDPNLGTQKHDDQMRALEAATGRAIEEAGIDGHTIAAIAFDTTGSSVVPVGEGLVPLDQYYLWCDHRAWQEAGEITATAHEKKLPAIDWCGGVYSSEWGFSKLLHWLRHNPSKRTSFVTALEHCDMVAATLCGITDPDALPRSVCAMGHKWMWNPAWGGLPDEEFLTAVDPLLAGVRAKIRGRFSTSDQIAGRLTPAWAARLGLAAGTPVPVGAFDAHWDAIGAGVRLGDVVNVIGTSTCIIAISEQADLIPGVCGVVPGSVHPNYTGIEAGLSATGDIFEAIARRAGTTVTDLSQHLGAYRAGQTGLLRLTWDNGDRTVLVNPELGGITLGWNLTHTATDELFAAIEGTAFHTRVIFERMEQHGVPIRRIINAGGIPRKNPALNQIYANLLGKPILVPTRESTSLGAAIFAFMAAGAFKTIEEAQDRLCPSYDVIEPQSSAVDTYNQMYPLYRDLYFALGRRGADAVPLGHVLPRLREIAAQARATR